In Pollutimonas sp. M17, a single genomic region encodes these proteins:
- a CDS encoding DUF3293 domain-containing protein has protein sequence MRADIPDSIAQAFHEARYLVFAPAGTITLRIGQHSLALQSLMAARARDSLAILTAYNPGARQAGIAANHRAQRALLKDASALGLPCFYGRNLAEDENGPAEPTVAILGALYPESCGLARRYGQLAFVFAGSSAVPELIWL, from the coding sequence ATGCGCGCCGACATCCCCGACTCGATCGCCCAGGCCTTCCACGAAGCCCGCTATCTGGTGTTCGCTCCCGCCGGCACCATCACGCTGCGCATCGGCCAGCACAGCCTGGCGCTGCAATCCCTGATGGCGGCACGGGCGCGCGACTCGCTGGCCATACTGACCGCCTACAACCCCGGAGCCAGGCAGGCCGGCATCGCCGCCAACCACCGCGCGCAACGCGCCCTGCTGAAAGACGCCTCGGCATTGGGCCTGCCCTGCTTCTACGGCAGGAACCTAGCGGAAGACGAGAACGGTCCGGCGGAACCCACCGTAGCGATATTGGGCGCCCTTTACCCGGAAAGCTGCGGACTGGCCAGACGATATGGGCAGCTTGCCTTTGTGTTTGCCGGCAGTTCGGCGGTGCCGGAACTAATATGGTTGTGA
- the bioB gene encoding biotin synthase BioB, which produces MDIAVPPEASKPALPSASNWTVRRILALYDLPLLDLLMQAQDIHRKHHEANTVQLSSLLSVKTGACPEDCAYCPQSSRYDTAVEDEALMPLEEVLQAARQAKDSGAQRFCMGAAWRSPTARQVDAIVDMVAAVKAMGLETCVTLGMLKDGQAERLRDAGLDYYNHNLDTSPEFYGSIISTRSYQDRLDTLARVRAAGVHVCCGGIVGMGESRGERAGLIAQLAGMSPHPESVPINNLVKVPGTPLAGTPDIDPFEFVRTIAVTRIAMPAAVVRLSAGREAMSDELQALCFMAGANSIFYGDKLLTTGNPQAVQDKLLFQRLGLRPAADAASAEAGNGAETEIQTAH; this is translated from the coding sequence ATCGACATTGCCGTGCCGCCTGAAGCATCGAAACCCGCCCTTCCCTCCGCCTCGAACTGGACTGTTCGGCGCATCCTTGCTCTGTACGATCTGCCCCTGCTCGACCTGTTGATGCAGGCCCAGGATATCCATCGCAAGCATCACGAAGCCAACACCGTGCAGCTTTCCAGCCTGCTTTCGGTGAAAACCGGCGCCTGTCCCGAGGACTGCGCCTACTGTCCGCAATCGTCCCGCTACGATACCGCTGTCGAGGACGAAGCCCTGATGCCGCTGGAAGAGGTGTTGCAAGCCGCCCGCCAGGCCAAGGACAGCGGCGCGCAGCGCTTCTGCATGGGCGCCGCCTGGCGCTCGCCCACCGCGCGTCAGGTGGATGCCATCGTGGACATGGTGGCCGCGGTCAAGGCCATGGGGCTGGAAACCTGCGTCACGCTGGGCATGCTGAAGGACGGGCAGGCCGAGCGCCTGCGCGACGCGGGCCTGGACTACTACAACCACAACCTGGACACTTCGCCGGAGTTCTACGGCAGCATCATTTCCACCCGCAGCTATCAGGACCGGCTGGATACGCTGGCGCGGGTCCGCGCCGCCGGCGTGCATGTATGCTGCGGCGGCATCGTGGGCATGGGCGAATCGCGCGGCGAGCGGGCGGGCCTGATCGCCCAGCTGGCCGGCATGTCGCCCCATCCGGAATCGGTGCCCATCAACAACCTGGTCAAGGTGCCGGGGACCCCGCTGGCGGGAACGCCCGACATCGATCCCTTCGAGTTCGTGCGCACCATCGCCGTGACGCGCATCGCCATGCCTGCTGCGGTCGTCCGGCTCTCGGCCGGCCGCGAGGCAATGAGCGATGAGCTCCAGGCCTTGTGCTTCATGGCGGGCGCCAACTCCATCTTCTACGGGGACAAGCTGCTTACCACGGGCAATCCGCAGGCGGTCCAGGACAAGCTTCTATTCCAGCGCCTGGGCCTGCGGCCCGCCGCCGATGCCGCGTCCGCCGAAGCCGGGAACGGCGCCGAAACCGAAATTCAAACCGCACACTGA
- a CDS encoding DMT family transporter, translating to MYTLITSIACSVAVSVLLKIARRRNLQIDQAIAVNYVVAASLCLLILRPQPAALLNPSTPWWVLIALGALLPTIFLAMAGAVRHAGIVLSDAAQRLSLFIPLIAAFILFGEAASGSKLAGIIVALTALGCLLFRPRPQEGSGETGKTIALLLAVWVGYGTIDILFKQMAKSGAVFSSSLFAAFTLAGILIFVYLIAKRSVWQRRNVVAGVVLGLLNFGNIYFYIRAHQVFPENPTLVFSAMNIGVISLGTLVGAGFFKEKLRWVNVLGIVLAIAAIVILIPR from the coding sequence ATGTATACCCTGATTACCAGCATTGCGTGCAGCGTCGCCGTATCGGTGCTGCTGAAGATCGCCCGCCGCCGGAACCTGCAAATAGACCAGGCCATCGCGGTGAACTATGTGGTGGCCGCCAGCCTGTGCCTGCTCATATTGCGGCCGCAGCCCGCGGCGCTGCTCAATCCCAGCACGCCGTGGTGGGTGCTGATCGCGCTGGGCGCGCTGCTGCCCACCATCTTCCTGGCCATGGCGGGCGCCGTGCGCCATGCGGGCATCGTACTGAGCGACGCCGCCCAGAGGCTGTCCCTGTTCATCCCCTTGATCGCCGCCTTCATCCTCTTTGGCGAGGCCGCATCCGGCAGCAAGCTGGCCGGCATCATCGTGGCGTTGACCGCCCTGGGCTGCCTGCTGTTCCGGCCCAGGCCGCAGGAGGGATCCGGCGAAACCGGAAAGACCATCGCCCTGCTGCTGGCGGTGTGGGTGGGCTACGGCACGATAGACATTCTGTTCAAGCAGATGGCCAAGAGCGGCGCGGTGTTCTCCAGCAGCCTGTTCGCCGCCTTCACGCTGGCCGGCATCCTGATCTTCGTTTACTTGATCGCCAAGCGCAGCGTTTGGCAACGGCGCAACGTCGTGGCCGGCGTCGTCCTGGGCTTGCTGAACTTCGGCAATATCTATTTCTACATCCGCGCGCACCAGGTCTTTCCCGAGAACCCGACATTGGTCTTCTCGGCCATGAACATCGGGGTCATTTCGCTGGGCACCCTGGTCGGAGCGGGATTCTTCAAAGAGAAGCTACGCTGGGTCAACGTGCTTGGCATTGTTCTGGCCATCGCCGCCATCGTCATCCTGATTCCCCGCTGA
- a CDS encoding MFS transporter — translation MIQMLAAFSSLYLATLLLLVGSGLFNTYMGLRLTAQSVSELWVGGLIAVYYLGLVFGARIGHKIIIQVGHIRAYAATAAIVTITVLVLALLDNLWIWLGFRFIAGIAMVTQFMVIESWLNEQTENHQRGRVFAFYMVFSSTGTVLGQLSLTLFPTLNYEPLIFAAMCSALCLVPVALTRRLHPALQVPAPIQVKYYVARVPMSLTVLFVAGTLTGAFYGLAPVYALKQGLSNSQVAVFLAASVATGLLAQWPLGWLADRISRVGMIRVNACILFLLAVPLWGWWVFPFWALLLFSCAFGVLQFTLYPLGAAFANDNVDQERRVGLSAILYMVYGLGACVGPLLAGLLMRELEVSMYFVFVSACAAVLVAVIRPQRVTGANLSQDAPTHFVPMSDSLQSSNVVAALDPRVDVESDVSFEPVEEEVSAGNQDDDGGDGQNNAKHVDPA, via the coding sequence ATGATACAAATGCTGGCGGCGTTTTCTTCGCTTTATCTTGCCACCCTGCTGTTGCTGGTCGGTTCCGGGCTTTTCAATACCTATATGGGCTTGCGCCTGACGGCGCAGTCCGTATCCGAACTCTGGGTCGGCGGCCTGATCGCCGTGTATTACCTGGGCCTGGTGTTCGGCGCGCGCATCGGCCACAAGATCATCATACAGGTGGGCCACATACGCGCCTATGCGGCCACCGCCGCCATCGTCACGATCACCGTCCTGGTCCTGGCGCTGCTGGACAATCTGTGGATATGGCTGGGGTTCCGCTTCATTGCCGGCATCGCCATGGTCACCCAATTCATGGTGATCGAAAGCTGGCTGAACGAACAGACCGAAAACCATCAGCGCGGCCGCGTCTTTGCCTTCTACATGGTGTTTTCCAGCACGGGCACTGTGCTGGGCCAGTTGTCCCTGACGCTGTTCCCCACGCTCAACTACGAACCGCTTATTTTCGCCGCCATGTGTTCGGCGCTGTGCCTGGTGCCCGTTGCCCTGACGCGCCGCCTGCACCCGGCGCTGCAAGTGCCGGCCCCCATACAGGTCAAGTATTACGTGGCGCGCGTGCCCATGTCGCTGACCGTCCTGTTCGTGGCCGGTACGCTGACCGGCGCTTTCTACGGCCTGGCGCCCGTGTATGCCCTGAAGCAGGGCCTGTCCAACAGTCAGGTGGCGGTCTTCCTGGCCGCTTCCGTGGCGACCGGCCTGCTGGCGCAGTGGCCGCTGGGCTGGCTGGCCGACCGCATCAGCCGCGTCGGCATGATACGCGTCAATGCGTGCATCCTGTTCCTGCTGGCCGTGCCGTTGTGGGGCTGGTGGGTGTTTCCCTTCTGGGCGCTGCTGCTGTTTTCCTGCGCGTTCGGGGTGCTGCAGTTCACGCTGTACCCCCTGGGCGCCGCCTTTGCCAACGACAACGTCGATCAGGAGCGTCGGGTGGGCCTGAGCGCCATCCTGTACATGGTTTACGGCCTGGGCGCCTGTGTGGGGCCTTTGCTGGCCGGCCTGCTGATGCGCGAGCTCGAGGTCAGCATGTACTTTGTCTTCGTGTCCGCCTGCGCGGCCGTGCTGGTCGCCGTGATACGGCCTCAGCGCGTCACCGGGGCCAACCTCAGCCAGGACGCGCCCACCCACTTCGTGCCCATGTCCGACAGCCTGCAAAGCTCGAACGTCGTCGCGGCCCTGGATCCCCGGGTCGATGTGGAAAGCGACGTATCGTTCGAGCCGGTCGAAGAAGAGGTGTCAGCGGGGAATCAGGATGACGATGGCGGCGATGGCCAGAACAATGCCAAGCACGTTGACCCAGCGTAG
- a CDS encoding peroxiredoxin → MSIKVGDKVPDGTLGEFIETATESCAIGPNNFQVADLVKGKTIAVFALPGAFTPTCSAKHLPGYVELHDQLKAKGVDEIWCVAVNDPFVMGAWGRDQGVNGRVRMMADGSADWTRAMGLELDLTARGMGVRSQRYSALLEDGVVKKLNIEKAGQYEVSDAKTLLEQLG, encoded by the coding sequence ATGTCTATCAAGGTTGGCGATAAGGTGCCCGACGGCACACTGGGCGAATTCATTGAAACGGCCACCGAATCCTGCGCCATCGGACCCAATAATTTCCAGGTGGCCGATCTGGTCAAGGGCAAGACGATTGCCGTGTTTGCCCTGCCCGGCGCATTCACGCCGACCTGCTCCGCCAAGCATCTGCCCGGCTATGTCGAGCTGCACGATCAACTGAAGGCCAAGGGCGTGGACGAGATCTGGTGCGTGGCGGTCAACGACCCCTTCGTCATGGGCGCCTGGGGACGCGACCAGGGCGTGAACGGCCGCGTTCGCATGATGGCCGACGGCAGCGCGGACTGGACGCGGGCGATGGGCCTGGAACTGGACTTGACGGCCAGAGGTATGGGCGTGCGTTCGCAGCGCTATTCCGCTCTCCTGGAAGACGGCGTGGTCAAGAAGCTGAACATCGAGAAGGCCGGCCAGTACGAGGTCAGCGACGCGAAGACCCTGCTGGAACAACTGGGCTAA
- the moaC gene encoding cyclic pyranopterin monophosphate synthase MoaC codes for MSNSFSDTPALSHLDETGRARMVDVGGKASTLRTAVAEGIVRMSPAAYRLLSARENAKGEVLNTARVAGILAAKRCAELIPLCHSLPLNFAGIEFQHDDASYSITVKATCSTDYKTGVEMEAMTACSVAALTIYDMCKAADKGIVLESIRLRSKSGGKSGEWHND; via the coding sequence ATGAGCAATTCCTTTTCCGACACACCCGCACTCAGCCACCTGGACGAAACCGGGCGGGCGCGCATGGTCGACGTCGGCGGCAAGGCCTCCACCTTGCGCACGGCCGTGGCCGAAGGCATAGTACGCATGAGCCCGGCGGCCTACCGCCTTCTGTCCGCCCGGGAAAACGCCAAAGGCGAAGTCCTGAACACCGCCAGAGTGGCCGGCATACTGGCCGCCAAGCGCTGCGCCGAGCTCATCCCCCTGTGCCACAGCCTGCCGCTCAACTTCGCCGGCATCGAATTCCAGCACGATGATGCCTCGTACAGCATTACCGTCAAGGCAACGTGCAGCACCGACTACAAGACCGGCGTCGAGATGGAGGCCATGACGGCATGCAGCGTCGCGGCGCTGACCATCTACGACATGTGCAAGGCGGCCGACAAAGGCATCGTTCTGGAAAGCATACGGCTGCGCTCTAAATCCGGAGGAAAAAGTGGCGAATGGCACAACGATTAA
- a CDS encoding MoaD/ThiS family protein, translated as MANGTTINVLYFAQVAELTRVRQESWPLPAPIRGSAWLSELQARYPQLAPATRLKLAVNQYHVTHDCLIQPGDELAVFEPVTGG; from the coding sequence GTGGCGAATGGCACAACGATTAACGTCCTGTATTTTGCGCAGGTCGCCGAGTTGACCCGGGTGCGGCAAGAGAGCTGGCCGCTGCCCGCCCCCATCCGCGGCTCCGCCTGGCTTTCGGAACTGCAGGCGCGCTATCCGCAGCTGGCGCCCGCGACACGGCTGAAGCTGGCCGTCAACCAGTACCACGTCACGCACGACTGCCTCATACAGCCGGGCGACGAGCTGGCCGTCTTCGAGCCCGTTACCGGAGGCTAG
- a CDS encoding molybdenum cofactor biosynthesis protein MoaE → MSVETRAAQGQGRVLVQEADFDAGALLGELRERVAGKAGAIVSFTGYVRDYADSAPTQSLYLEHYPGMCEREIEALCAGAQARWNVQDCLVVHRVGELRNSDQIVFVAAASAHRGDAFRACEYIIDALKTRAPFWKRETLANGERFWVQQKDADAAKTAQWDNPTET, encoded by the coding sequence GTGAGCGTTGAAACCCGGGCCGCACAGGGCCAAGGCAGGGTCCTCGTGCAAGAGGCGGACTTCGACGCGGGCGCGCTGCTGGGCGAACTGCGCGAGCGCGTGGCCGGCAAGGCCGGCGCCATCGTCAGCTTTACCGGCTATGTTCGCGACTATGCCGACAGCGCCCCCACGCAGTCCCTGTATCTGGAGCACTACCCAGGCATGTGCGAGCGCGAGATCGAAGCGCTGTGCGCAGGCGCGCAGGCGCGCTGGAATGTCCAGGACTGCCTGGTGGTCCACCGTGTGGGCGAATTGCGCAACAGCGACCAGATCGTCTTTGTCGCCGCCGCCAGCGCCCACCGCGGCGACGCTTTCAGGGCCTGCGAATACATCATCGACGCCTTGAAGACGCGCGCCCCATTCTGGAAACGCGAAACACTCGCCAACGGCGAGCGTTTCTGGGTGCAGCAAAAAGACGCCGACGCCGCCAAAACCGCGCAATGGGACAACCCCACCGAAACCTGA
- the moaB gene encoding molybdenum cofactor biosynthesis protein B, with protein sequence MSKADTKKPPVSLNCAVLTISDTRDADSDTSGDYLSESLLAAGHRCAKRAITPGNLYQIRRIISEWIADDAIQIILTNGGTGFSHNKSTAAAITPLLDQVISGFGELFRHLSYLEIGSSTLQSDAFAGAANNTLVFCMPGSTGACKTAWEGIIKEQLDSTHRPCNFGTHYHA encoded by the coding sequence ATGAGCAAAGCCGACACGAAGAAGCCGCCCGTTTCATTGAACTGCGCCGTCCTGACCATTTCCGATACGCGCGACGCCGACAGCGACACCTCCGGCGATTATCTGTCGGAAAGCCTGCTGGCTGCCGGCCACCGCTGCGCCAAGCGCGCCATCACCCCCGGAAACCTGTACCAGATACGCAGAATCATCAGCGAATGGATCGCCGACGACGCCATACAGATCATCCTGACCAACGGCGGCACGGGCTTTTCGCACAACAAGTCCACGGCTGCCGCCATCACACCCTTGCTGGACCAGGTCATTTCCGGCTTCGGCGAGCTGTTCAGGCATTTGTCCTATCTGGAAATCGGCAGTTCCACCTTGCAGTCCGACGCCTTCGCGGGTGCTGCGAACAATACCCTGGTATTTTGCATGCCCGGCTCCACCGGCGCCTGCAAGACGGCCTGGGAAGGCATCATCAAAGAGCAACTGGACAGCACGCACCGTCCTTGCAATTTCGGCACCCACTACCATGCTTGA
- the glp gene encoding gephyrin-like molybdotransferase Glp: MLDFDSAQTRLSTAGKPPAITEVCPLHQAAGRVLAQTLFATLDLPPADNSAMDGYAIRHADYAPGRPLPVQQRCYAGERPEALEPGHAIRLFTGSLVPAGADTIVMQEDGVENDDRFEISRPPVLGAHVRLQGEDVREGDQLLAKGTRLGAAEIALLASQGYAQLTVYAPLRVGILTTGDELVSPGQPRADEHIYNSNGPMLAALVEQMGASVAHVLHARDTRESLQEAFAILLRDCDLVLTVGGVSVGEKDLVKPTIEQLGGVLDLWRVCMKPGKPVALAHIDGKPVVCLPGNPVSAYAVFALLVTPLLRSMQGRTQVMPAVQYGILASDRVFNEKRDDFLRVQASFEPQGQTTLTPYGQQGSGIISSLPWASGLARIPANTAMRNGDTVAYYDLARWLA; this comes from the coding sequence ATGCTTGATTTCGATTCGGCGCAGACGCGCCTGTCCACGGCGGGCAAGCCGCCCGCCATCACCGAAGTCTGCCCTTTGCACCAGGCCGCGGGCCGTGTATTGGCGCAAACACTGTTTGCCACGCTGGATCTGCCGCCCGCCGACAACAGCGCGATGGACGGCTACGCCATACGCCATGCCGACTACGCGCCCGGCAGGCCGCTGCCGGTGCAGCAGCGCTGCTATGCCGGCGAACGGCCCGAAGCGCTCGAGCCCGGCCATGCGATACGCCTGTTCACCGGCAGCCTTGTGCCCGCGGGCGCCGACACCATCGTCATGCAGGAAGACGGCGTTGAAAACGACGACAGGTTTGAAATAAGCAGGCCCCCCGTCCTTGGCGCCCATGTCCGGCTCCAGGGCGAGGACGTGCGCGAAGGCGATCAGCTGCTGGCCAAAGGCACGCGCCTGGGCGCGGCCGAGATCGCCCTGCTGGCTTCTCAAGGCTATGCCCAGCTTACCGTTTACGCGCCCCTGAGAGTCGGCATACTGACGACCGGCGACGAACTGGTCAGCCCAGGCCAGCCGCGCGCCGACGAGCACATCTACAACTCCAACGGCCCCATGCTGGCCGCCCTGGTCGAACAGATGGGCGCCAGCGTGGCGCACGTACTGCATGCGCGCGATACGCGGGAATCCTTGCAGGAGGCCTTTGCCATCCTGCTGCGCGACTGCGACCTGGTCCTGACCGTGGGGGGCGTCTCGGTGGGGGAAAAGGACCTGGTCAAGCCGACCATAGAGCAGTTGGGCGGCGTCCTTGACCTGTGGCGCGTCTGCATGAAGCCCGGCAAGCCGGTCGCCCTGGCGCACATCGACGGCAAGCCCGTCGTTTGCCTGCCGGGCAATCCCGTTTCAGCCTATGCCGTGTTCGCCCTGCTGGTCACGCCCCTGCTGCGCAGCATGCAAGGCCGCACGCAGGTCATGCCCGCCGTCCAGTACGGCATCCTGGCTTCCGACCGCGTATTCAATGAAAAACGCGACGACTTCCTGCGCGTCCAGGCTTCTTTCGAGCCGCAGGGCCAAACCACGCTGACACCGTATGGCCAACAGGGTTCGGGCATCATCAGTTCCCTGCCCTGGGCCAGCGGCCTGGCCAGGATTCCGGCCAATACCGCCATGCGCAACGGCGATACGGTCGCCTACTACGACCTGGCCCGTTGGCTGGCCTGA
- the mobA gene encoding molybdenum cofactor guanylyltransferase MobA: MIARAHITGLILAGGRARRMQGGGLDIDKGLLGLDGAPLVAHAQRYLAPQVGALLVSANRHLEDYADYGRVLADDPALGSDLGPLSGVASALAASSSPWLAVMPVDVLNLPADMVARLARAADEAGALIAYASTADPAWEVASSPDRPGSAEGGGRAHPLCMVVHASLARSLRDYLEAGDRKVQLWQKRHAAVPVFFDPGPDAFFNINTPEDLRRAAQASQRARS, from the coding sequence ATGATCGCGCGGGCGCACATTACCGGATTGATACTGGCCGGCGGCCGGGCCCGGCGCATGCAGGGCGGCGGACTCGACATCGACAAGGGCCTGCTCGGCCTGGACGGCGCTCCGCTGGTTGCACATGCGCAGCGCTACCTGGCGCCGCAGGTGGGGGCCCTGCTGGTCAGCGCCAACCGCCATCTGGAAGACTATGCGGATTACGGCCGCGTCCTGGCCGACGATCCTGCGCTGGGCAGCGACCTGGGGCCGCTGTCGGGGGTGGCAAGCGCCCTGGCCGCTTCATCCTCGCCCTGGCTGGCGGTCATGCCCGTCGACGTCCTGAATCTGCCCGCCGACATGGTGGCGCGATTGGCGCGTGCCGCCGACGAGGCGGGCGCATTGATCGCCTATGCCAGCACGGCCGATCCGGCGTGGGAAGTGGCCAGCTCGCCCGACAGGCCGGGCAGCGCCGAGGGCGGCGGGCGTGCCCATCCCTTGTGCATGGTGGTGCATGCCAGCCTGGCGCGCAGCTTGCGGGATTATCTGGAAGCGGGCGACCGCAAGGTTCAGCTATGGCAGAAGCGGCACGCGGCGGTGCCGGTATTCTTCGATCCCGGCCCGGACGCCTTCTTCAACATCAATACGCCCGAAGACCTGCGGCGGGCCGCTCAGGCCAGCCAACGGGCCAGGTCGTAG
- the moaA gene encoding GTP 3',8-cyclase MoaA: MSKVIFLADDRRLAVPPGGPSALRKPGEPLLDARRRPLRDLRISVTDRCNFRCTYCMPREVFDGNYAFMPHSALLSFEEIVRIAHVAVQQGVRKLRLTGGEPLLRKDIEVLVGMLSGLRTPEGEPVDVTLTTNGTLLAKKAAALKQAGLSRVTVSLDALDERQFERMSDSRVGVRTVLRGIAEAARVGLAPVKVNMVVRKGLNDDQILPMARYFRGTGHILRFIEFMDVGATNGWNLSEVLTGAEILQRIAAEFPLESAEPAYRGEVAARWRYADGAGEIGLITSVSQPFCGDCTRARLSPEGKLFLCLFASQGYDVRSLLRGGAGDDDIAARIAAIWEGRGDHYSELRGRETMHSKKIEMSYIGG, encoded by the coding sequence ATGAGCAAAGTGATATTTCTGGCGGACGATCGTCGCCTTGCGGTTCCCCCTGGCGGCCCGAGCGCTCTTCGCAAGCCGGGCGAACCCTTGCTGGATGCGCGCCGCCGGCCCCTGCGGGACCTGCGCATTTCGGTCACCGACCGATGCAACTTTCGCTGCACCTATTGCATGCCGCGCGAAGTGTTCGACGGCAATTACGCCTTCATGCCCCATTCGGCATTGCTCAGCTTCGAGGAGATCGTGCGCATTGCGCACGTGGCTGTGCAGCAGGGCGTGCGCAAGCTGCGCCTGACCGGGGGCGAGCCGCTGCTGCGCAAAGACATCGAAGTCTTGGTCGGCATGCTGTCGGGCTTGCGCACGCCGGAAGGCGAGCCGGTGGACGTCACCCTGACGACCAACGGCACCCTGCTGGCAAAGAAAGCCGCGGCGCTCAAGCAGGCCGGGCTGTCGCGCGTCACGGTCAGTCTGGATGCCCTGGACGAACGCCAGTTCGAGCGCATGAGCGACAGCCGGGTCGGCGTGCGGACCGTGCTGCGCGGCATAGCCGAAGCGGCGCGCGTTGGCCTGGCGCCCGTCAAGGTCAATATGGTCGTGCGCAAAGGCTTGAACGATGACCAGATACTTCCCATGGCGCGGTATTTTCGCGGAACCGGCCACATTTTGCGCTTCATCGAGTTCATGGATGTCGGCGCCACCAACGGCTGGAACCTGTCCGAGGTATTGACGGGCGCCGAGATCCTGCAGCGCATCGCGGCCGAGTTTCCCCTGGAATCCGCCGAGCCGGCCTACCGTGGCGAGGTGGCAGCGCGCTGGCGCTATGCCGACGGGGCCGGCGAGATCGGCCTCATCACCAGCGTGTCCCAGCCTTTTTGCGGAGACTGCACGCGCGCGCGCCTTTCGCCCGAAGGCAAACTGTTTCTCTGTCTCTTCGCCAGCCAGGGCTACGATGTGCGTTCCCTGTTGCGCGGCGGCGCCGGCGACGATGACATCGCCGCGCGCATCGCCGCGATCTGGGAAGGCCGCGGCGACCATTATTCCGAATTGCGTGGACGCGAAACGATGCACAGCAAGAAAATCGAAATGAGCTACATCGGCGGATGA